A window from Exiguobacterium marinum DSM 16307 encodes these proteins:
- the brnQ gene encoding branched-chain amino acid transport system II carrier protein gives MKKSTLFPLAFTIFALFFGAGNLLFPPELGALAGENLVPAMIGFVITGVGLPLLALFAVARVGGGTDQIARYIPKRLALILTGLMYVAIGPFFGIPRTAAVTYEMGLVPFLDSPSTLTLAMSSTVFFGLTFFLTLRAQKLIEVIGRIITPILLFLLASIGLTNLIAPLGEPGAPAAGFETWVGALGQGFQQGYLTMDVFGALVFGAIVLVTLKANGLSDQKEASSLLRSAGMLAVTCLMLVYISLGSIGANMAVAEGTTSGASLLQAFAGTSYGQVGMLALGLAVFLACLTTAVGLISEFSRFISNQFDSLKYHHVVVATTLFGYLISLVGLGTLIQIAIPLLTLLYPVMIALVLVSVTERLQRNPGVAMKATIYTALVFSIFETWNGIQPSAATAWITSLPMADIGLAWAVPTMIVYAITLLLPKSGTQESLAQSRIS, from the coding sequence ATGAAAAAATCGACATTGTTCCCGTTAGCGTTTACGATTTTTGCTTTATTCTTTGGGGCCGGGAACTTGCTGTTCCCACCAGAGCTCGGCGCCTTGGCGGGAGAAAATCTCGTACCGGCGATGATCGGGTTCGTCATTACGGGTGTCGGTTTACCGCTTCTTGCTTTGTTCGCAGTCGCTCGGGTCGGCGGTGGAACAGATCAAATTGCTCGTTATATTCCTAAACGTCTCGCACTCATCTTGACGGGATTAATGTATGTGGCCATCGGACCATTCTTCGGAATCCCGCGTACGGCCGCTGTCACGTATGAAATGGGACTCGTTCCGTTTCTCGATTCACCTTCTACTTTGACACTTGCGATGAGTTCGACCGTCTTCTTCGGGTTGACGTTCTTCTTGACGCTCCGTGCTCAAAAGTTGATTGAAGTCATCGGACGCATCATCACACCAATCCTCTTGTTCTTGCTCGCGTCGATTGGGCTCACGAACCTCATCGCACCGCTCGGAGAGCCAGGAGCTCCGGCGGCAGGATTTGAGACGTGGGTCGGTGCGCTCGGTCAAGGTTTCCAACAAGGCTATTTGACGATGGATGTATTCGGGGCCCTCGTCTTTGGGGCAATCGTCCTCGTCACGTTGAAAGCCAATGGATTGAGTGATCAAAAAGAAGCATCATCTCTTCTTCGCTCTGCAGGTATGCTTGCCGTAACCTGTTTGATGCTCGTTTACATCTCGCTCGGATCAATCGGAGCAAACATGGCGGTCGCTGAAGGGACGACGAGTGGTGCAAGCCTTCTTCAAGCGTTTGCTGGTACGTCTTACGGACAAGTCGGAATGCTTGCTCTCGGATTAGCGGTCTTCCTTGCTTGTTTGACGACAGCGGTCGGACTCATTTCAGAGTTCTCACGCTTTATCAGTAATCAGTTTGATTCACTCAAGTATCACCATGTCGTCGTTGCGACTACATTGTTCGGTTATTTAATTTCACTCGTCGGATTGGGTACGTTGATTCAAATCGCGATCCCCCTTCTCACGCTTCTCTATCCGGTCATGATTGCCCTTGTGCTCGTATCGGTGACGGAACGTCTTCAACGCAACCCTGGTGTGGCGATGAAAGCGACGATCTATACAGCCCTCGTTTTTTCAATCTTCGAAACGTGGAACGGCATCCAACCTTCTGCGGCAACAGCTTGGATCACTAGCTTGCCAATGGCGGACATTGGTCTTGCTTGGGCGGTTCCGACGATGATCGTGTATGCGATCACGCTTCTTCTTCCGAAGAGTGGAACCCAAGAATCGCTTGCACAATCACGCATCTCTTAA
- the sufC gene encoding Fe-S cluster assembly ATPase SufC, producing MKIDDLRVSIEGKEIVKGLNLEIKGGEIHAIMGPNGTGKSTLASALMGHPLYEVTGGSVELNGEDVLEMEVDERAQAGMFLAMQYPAEISGVTNADFLRSAINSRREEGQEISLMKFIRELDAKMGLLEIPSEMAHRYLNEGFSGGEKKRNEILQMMMIQPNIAILDEIDSGLDIDALKVVAKGVNEMRSEEFGCLIITHYQRLLNYIEPDFVHIMMDGKIVLSGGKELAQRLEAEGYDWVKQELGMTVDTEA from the coding sequence ATGAAAATTGATGACCTCCGCGTCTCAATCGAAGGAAAAGAGATTGTCAAAGGTCTTAACCTAGAAATTAAAGGTGGCGAAATTCATGCCATCATGGGTCCGAACGGGACTGGTAAATCAACACTCGCATCAGCACTCATGGGCCATCCACTTTATGAGGTCACTGGGGGAAGCGTCGAATTAAACGGCGAAGATGTCCTCGAGATGGAAGTCGACGAGCGCGCACAAGCAGGGATGTTCCTTGCGATGCAGTACCCGGCTGAAATCAGCGGTGTCACAAACGCGGACTTCTTGCGTTCAGCAATCAACTCACGTCGTGAAGAAGGTCAAGAAATCTCGCTCATGAAGTTCATCCGTGAACTCGATGCGAAGATGGGGCTTCTCGAAATCCCTTCTGAAATGGCACACCGTTACTTAAACGAAGGATTCTCAGGCGGTGAGAAGAAACGTAACGAAATTCTTCAAATGATGATGATTCAACCGAACATCGCCATCTTAGATGAAATCGACTCTGGACTTGATATCGATGCTCTAAAAGTTGTCGCCAAAGGTGTAAACGAAATGCGCTCAGAAGAGTTTGGCTGCTTGATCATCACGCACTATCAACGTCTCCTCAACTATATTGAGCCAGATTTTGTACACATCATGATGGACGGGAAAATCGTCTTGTCTGGTGGTAAAGAGCTCGCACAACGACTCGAGGCAGAAGGTTACGACTGGGTGAAGCAAGAACTTGGAATGACAGTAGACACAGAAGCGTAA
- a CDS encoding acylphosphatase, whose amino-acid sequence MRVVAKHLIVSGRVQGVGFRYFSQETAQQYGIKGWVRNQSDGTVELHVEGPEQDIEAFKKAVKDGNRFVGVEKIEEKETENQAFRSFDIKY is encoded by the coding sequence ATGAGAGTCGTCGCTAAACATTTGATTGTATCTGGACGTGTCCAAGGAGTCGGGTTTCGGTATTTTTCACAAGAGACCGCACAACAATACGGAATCAAAGGTTGGGTTCGAAATCAAAGTGATGGGACAGTCGAACTTCATGTAGAAGGACCAGAACAAGACATTGAAGCCTTTAAAAAAGCTGTGAAAGACGGTAACCGTTTCGTCGGGGTCGAAAAGATTGAGGAGAAGGAAACAGAAAATCAAGCTTTCCGTTCGTTCGATATTAAGTATTAA
- a CDS encoding alanine/glycine:cation symporter family protein produces MNDFINFVTTISDWLWGVPIISLLVLSGVFLTIKLGFFQFRYPIYIFKQTFGSIFKKPKGEGDISPRQALTSALSSTVGAANIIGVPAAIMFGGPGAIFWMWVIAIIGMAIKFSESVLAVHYREKNDAGEFVGGPVYYIAKGLRWKWLATWFAFALMIELIPSIMVQGNAVSSAVRETFNGNTLITGILIACLVGIIVFGGLKRIAKVTEVVVPGMALIYVGAGLVIVLMNLSEIPDVLSLIFSYAFEPMAAFGGFAGAAVAETIRWGFARGLYSNEAGLGTAPIAHAAAQTDHPVRQGFWAVIGIVIDTLIICSTTAFVVLSSGVWTADGAMEDPAALTTIAFREYFGYTGSLLVTISLIFFVLSTIIVIIFYGSRQAEYLFGLTAGKVMKAVYIVSIVIGSIGGAQMIWNFLDLMLAMILIPNMIAVLLLSSEVKRLTNEFFTSEKYYKKDIAEEKAS; encoded by the coding sequence ATGAATGACTTTATTAATTTCGTGACAACGATTTCGGACTGGCTTTGGGGCGTGCCCATCATCTCGTTACTCGTCTTATCCGGTGTCTTCCTCACGATCAAGCTCGGCTTCTTTCAGTTTCGTTATCCAATCTACATATTCAAGCAAACGTTTGGCAGCATCTTCAAAAAACCAAAAGGTGAAGGCGACATCAGCCCGAGACAAGCATTGACATCAGCCCTCTCTTCAACAGTCGGGGCCGCGAACATCATCGGTGTACCTGCAGCGATTATGTTCGGGGGACCGGGTGCCATCTTTTGGATGTGGGTCATCGCCATCATCGGCATGGCCATCAAATTCTCAGAGAGCGTGTTGGCCGTTCACTATCGTGAAAAAAATGATGCCGGCGAATTCGTCGGGGGGCCGGTCTATTACATAGCAAAAGGACTTCGGTGGAAATGGCTCGCAACTTGGTTCGCTTTCGCGCTTATGATCGAACTCATTCCGAGTATCATGGTTCAAGGAAACGCTGTTAGCTCCGCAGTCCGTGAAACATTCAATGGGAATACGCTCATCACTGGCATTCTCATCGCTTGTCTCGTCGGCATCATCGTCTTCGGAGGACTGAAGCGCATCGCCAAAGTGACCGAGGTCGTCGTACCCGGTATGGCACTCATTTATGTCGGAGCCGGACTCGTGATCGTCTTGATGAACCTGTCTGAAATCCCCGACGTGCTCAGTCTCATCTTCTCTTATGCGTTCGAGCCAATGGCAGCGTTCGGTGGATTCGCTGGGGCCGCAGTCGCCGAGACGATTCGTTGGGGCTTCGCCCGCGGACTCTATTCGAATGAAGCAGGTCTTGGGACGGCACCAATCGCTCATGCCGCCGCACAGACTGACCATCCGGTACGACAAGGGTTCTGGGCGGTCATCGGTATCGTCATCGACACGCTCATCATCTGTAGCACGACCGCATTCGTCGTTCTCTCTTCAGGTGTCTGGACGGCTGACGGTGCGATGGAAGACCCTGCTGCCTTGACGACAATCGCTTTCCGCGAATACTTCGGTTACACAGGAAGTTTACTCGTCACGATCTCACTCATCTTCTTCGTGCTCTCGACGATCATCGTCATCATCTTTTACGGCTCACGTCAGGCCGAGTACTTGTTCGGGTTGACGGCAGGTAAGGTCATGAAGGCGGTCTATATCGTCTCCATCGTCATCGGTTCGATCGGTGGAGCGCAGATGATCTGGAACTTCCTCGACTTGATGCTCGCGATGATTCTCATCCCGAACATGATTGCCGTCCTACTTTTAAGCAGTGAAGTAAAACGATTGACGAACGAGTTCTTTACGTCAGAGAAGTATTATAAAAAAGATATCGCCGAAGAAAAGGCGTCTTAA
- a CDS encoding cysteine desulfurase, giving the protein MLNASIREQFPILDQEINGHPLVYLDSAASSQKPLAVIEAIEDYYRRNHSNVHRGVHTLGTQATDAYEGARERVRSFIHAAVPEEIIFTRGTTTAINLVASSYGDANVGAGDEIVLTPMEHHANLIPWQQLAKRKGATLRYVELTPDGRVTLDAVQAVLSDRTKIVAMSHVSNVLGTINPIAEVTRLAHELGAVMVVDAAQSAPHRKLDVQALDCDFLAFSGHKMLGPTGIGVLYGKKQLLKNMEPVEFGGEMIDYVDLYESTWKDIPYRFEAGTPIIAGAVGLAAAIDFLEEIGLENVEAHERELATYAIEQMKTIEGIEIYGPEDRVGLVTFNLKDVHAHDLATVLDMQGIAVRAGHHCAQPLMRLLKQSSTARASFYLYNTKEEVDRFIEGLRQTKEYFNYEF; this is encoded by the coding sequence ATGTTGAACGCCTCGATTCGTGAACAGTTTCCGATTTTAGATCAGGAAATCAATGGACACCCGCTCGTTTATCTTGATAGCGCGGCGAGCTCACAAAAGCCGCTCGCTGTCATCGAGGCGATCGAGGACTATTATCGTCGCAACCATTCGAACGTGCATCGTGGCGTCCATACGCTCGGGACGCAAGCGACGGATGCATATGAAGGAGCACGCGAACGCGTCCGCTCGTTCATCCATGCGGCGGTTCCTGAAGAAATCATTTTCACTCGTGGAACGACCACGGCGATCAACTTGGTCGCGTCGAGCTACGGGGATGCGAATGTCGGTGCAGGCGACGAAATCGTCCTCACTCCGATGGAACACCATGCGAACTTAATCCCGTGGCAACAACTCGCCAAGCGAAAAGGCGCAACGCTTCGATATGTCGAACTTACGCCGGATGGACGTGTCACACTCGATGCGGTTCAAGCGGTCTTATCGGATCGTACAAAAATCGTCGCGATGAGTCACGTCTCGAACGTGCTCGGTACGATCAACCCGATTGCCGAAGTCACTCGACTTGCGCATGAGTTGGGTGCCGTCATGGTCGTCGATGCCGCACAGAGTGCACCGCATCGTAAACTTGATGTCCAAGCGCTCGATTGTGATTTCCTCGCCTTTTCTGGGCATAAGATGCTCGGACCGACTGGAATCGGTGTCTTATACGGGAAGAAACAGCTTCTCAAAAACATGGAGCCGGTCGAGTTCGGTGGCGAGATGATCGATTATGTCGATTTATATGAATCGACGTGGAAAGACATCCCGTATCGCTTCGAAGCGGGTACACCGATTATCGCCGGGGCGGTCGGACTTGCGGCAGCCATCGATTTCTTAGAAGAAATCGGTCTTGAGAACGTCGAAGCACACGAACGTGAACTCGCAACTTATGCGATCGAGCAGATGAAAACGATTGAAGGGATTGAGATTTACGGTCCTGAAGATCGCGTCGGCCTCGTCACGTTCAACTTGAAGGACGTGCACGCGCACGACCTCGCGACCGTTCTCGATATGCAAGGCATCGCGGTTCGTGCCGGTCACCACTGTGCACAACCACTCATGCGTCTTTTGAAGCAATCATCGACGGCACGGGCGAGCTTCTATTTGTACAATACAAAAGAAGAAGTCGACCGCTTCATCGAAGGATTACGTCAAACGAAGGAGTATTTCAATTATGAGTTTTAA
- the sufD gene encoding Fe-S cluster assembly protein SufD: MTVQFELDAQALSARAEALGGPAWMVNRRKEAAELAPTLALPKVEKIKIDKWDFTAGDVELETKDGLTADIESLLGDHRTNVLVERNGHIVYNELSMPEGVLFMGIKEAMEQHPELVEKYFMTEGVRVDEERLSALNAALTNGGAFIYVPKNTQLKDPLQAIFTMEQANGALYHHTILVADEGSEVTYIENFLSGTNEPHTVNVVTEVFAGENAKVVFGGVDQLAESALTFMNRRGVVYANGRLDWALGHMNDGNSVVETKTHLVGDNTYSDTKAVTIGRGAQKQNFNIRTDHFGKASEGFIMIHGVQKDAATAIFSGTSMIHHGASKSNGVQTERVLMLSEKARGDANPILLIDEDDVMAGHAASVGRVDDVQLYYLMSRGLSRQEAERLIIHGFLTPVVEELAIDSVKDRLREVIEGKVR, encoded by the coding sequence ATGACCGTACAATTTGAATTGGATGCACAAGCGTTGTCGGCACGTGCAGAAGCGCTCGGTGGACCAGCATGGATGGTCAACCGTCGTAAAGAGGCAGCAGAACTTGCGCCGACACTTGCTTTGCCAAAAGTTGAAAAGATTAAGATCGATAAGTGGGACTTCACAGCGGGAGATGTCGAACTCGAAACGAAAGACGGTTTGACAGCAGACATCGAATCACTTCTCGGAGACCACCGGACAAACGTGCTCGTTGAACGCAACGGTCATATCGTCTATAACGAATTATCGATGCCAGAAGGCGTCTTATTTATGGGAATCAAAGAAGCGATGGAGCAACATCCTGAGCTCGTTGAGAAATATTTCATGACAGAAGGCGTACGTGTCGATGAAGAGCGTCTTTCGGCGTTAAATGCTGCCCTCACAAATGGTGGTGCGTTTATCTATGTACCGAAAAACACGCAATTAAAAGATCCGCTCCAAGCGATCTTCACGATGGAACAGGCGAACGGCGCCCTCTATCACCACACGATCCTCGTCGCAGACGAAGGCAGTGAAGTGACATACATCGAAAACTTCCTTTCTGGTACGAACGAACCGCACACGGTCAACGTCGTGACGGAAGTGTTCGCTGGAGAGAACGCGAAAGTCGTCTTCGGTGGTGTCGATCAGCTCGCTGAGTCAGCACTCACGTTCATGAACCGTCGCGGTGTCGTCTATGCGAACGGTCGCCTCGATTGGGCGCTCGGTCACATGAACGACGGGAACTCGGTCGTCGAGACGAAGACTCACCTCGTCGGTGACAACACGTATTCGGATACAAAAGCTGTGACGATCGGTCGCGGTGCACAAAAACAAAACTTCAACATCCGTACCGACCACTTCGGGAAAGCATCTGAAGGGTTCATCATGATTCACGGTGTTCAAAAAGACGCAGCGACTGCGATCTTCAGCGGGACATCGATGATTCACCACGGTGCGTCAAAATCGAACGGTGTACAAACAGAGCGCGTCTTGATGCTCTCTGAAAAAGCACGTGGTGATGCCAACCCGATTCTTCTCATCGATGAAGATGACGTAATGGCAGGTCACGCAGCGTCAGTCGGTCGTGTCGATGATGTTCAATTGTACTACTTGATGAGCCGTGGATTGTCTCGCCAAGAGGCAGAGCGTTTAATCATTCACGGATTCTTGACGCCTGTCGTCGAAGAACTCGCAATCGATTCGGTCAAAGACCGTCTCCGCGAAGTCATCGAAGGGAAAGTACGTTAA
- the sufU gene encoding Fe-S cluster assembly sulfur transfer protein SufU: protein MSFNNLDMLYRQVIMDHYKNPRNRGVIEDGVTVDLNNPTCGDSLRLQLQVEDDIVKDAKFEGEGCSISLASASMMTQIVKGKTVEEALQLANIFSEMVQGKEYDTDTFDLGDIEALSGVSKFPARIKCATLAWKALEKGVDEDA from the coding sequence ATGAGTTTTAATAATCTCGACATGTTGTACCGCCAGGTCATCATGGATCACTATAAAAACCCAAGAAACCGTGGCGTCATCGAAGATGGCGTGACGGTGGACTTGAACAACCCGACGTGTGGGGACTCACTTCGCCTTCAACTACAAGTCGAAGACGACATCGTCAAAGATGCGAAGTTTGAAGGGGAAGGTTGCTCCATCAGTCTCGCCTCGGCATCGATGATGACCCAAATCGTTAAAGGAAAAACAGTAGAAGAGGCGCTTCAACTCGCCAACATCTTCTCTGAAATGGTTCAAGGTAAAGAATACGACACGGATACGTTTGACCTCGGTGATATCGAGGCGCTCTCAGGCGTATCGAAATTCCCGGCTCGAATCAAGTGTGCCACGCTCGCGTGGAAAGCGCTTGAAAAAGGAGTAGACGAGGACGCGTAA
- a CDS encoding L-lactate dehydrogenase yields the protein MSHILDKDHIDPKDITRIAVIGAGWVGVSFAYQLSTAALCEELVLIDSNHAKAEGEAMDLNHGISFAPTPVRIWAGDYSDCKDADIVVITAGAAQKPGQTRMDLVDQNAKVVRTVTEDLMKSGFDGILVVATNPVDVMAHVAWKASGLPKERVIGSGTVLDTARLRYKLGDYFELSSRNCHAYYMGEHGDTGFVAWHNARIYGKSIDELLAENEKYQFEHLEAIYSEVRNAAYQIIEHKNAAYYAIGVGLLRIIRAIVRNENSVVTIGAHLDGEYGASDVHIGVPALIDRSGIRKIIEIELTDEEQQKFDASVQAIKAGIEKVEPAS from the coding sequence ATGTCACATATTCTGGATAAAGATCATATTGACCCAAAAGACATCACCCGTATCGCCGTCATCGGTGCCGGTTGGGTTGGGGTCAGTTTTGCCTATCAATTATCGACGGCTGCCCTTTGTGAAGAGCTCGTCTTAATCGACTCGAACCATGCCAAGGCGGAAGGGGAGGCGATGGACCTCAATCACGGCATCTCCTTCGCCCCGACACCGGTCCGGATTTGGGCAGGTGATTACTCGGATTGTAAAGACGCAGACATTGTCGTCATCACGGCAGGGGCAGCACAAAAGCCGGGTCAGACGCGGATGGACCTCGTCGACCAAAACGCCAAGGTCGTCCGCACCGTGACAGAAGACTTGATGAAGAGCGGATTCGACGGCATCTTAGTCGTCGCTACGAATCCGGTCGATGTGATGGCGCACGTCGCCTGGAAAGCATCGGGCTTACCGAAAGAACGCGTTATCGGTTCAGGCACCGTGCTGGATACGGCACGACTCCGCTACAAACTTGGAGACTATTTCGAATTGTCATCACGGAACTGTCATGCCTACTACATGGGCGAACATGGCGATACCGGTTTTGTCGCATGGCATAACGCCCGCATCTATGGGAAGAGTATCGATGAACTGTTAGCTGAAAATGAAAAGTATCAGTTTGAACACTTGGAAGCCATCTATTCAGAGGTACGAAACGCCGCCTATCAAATCATTGAGCATAAGAACGCTGCCTACTATGCGATTGGGGTCGGTTTGCTTCGCATCATTCGGGCCATCGTGCGAAATGAAAACTCTGTCGTGACGATCGGCGCCCACTTAGACGGCGAATACGGGGCGAGTGACGTGCATATCGGCGTACCGGCCTTGATTGACCGGAGCGGTATTCGAAAGATCATCGAGATTGAATTGACGGACGAAGAACAACAGAAGTTTGATGCGTCGGTACAAGCCATCAAGGCGGGAATCGAGAAGGTCGAACCCGCATCCTAA
- a CDS encoding MDR family MFS transporter: protein MKFRQIHPLTWGVLFGTFFARLATFFVMPFFAIYLATLGFSASVIGTIFAVTALSGLFMSFFGGTLSDRYGRKQLMLIGIVLNAVTFAGLALATELFWFYMLSILMGMSRSFLEPASRALISDTTQAEERVIVYNVRYFMINIAAAIGPLLAVVLSLTGVKTAFFVVTAVYIIYGMIISFLFYKYPFEEGDGVKVRPRLTETFRVLRDDRTFRAVIIGMIFAIIGYSQFNSTLPQFIALSDGLEDGSRLFAYLLTTNAITVLIVQYPIMRFGIRVSPIKSLFFGISTLSFGLLLIGFATVEWVLFVAMVIFTVGEVLMFTMTDVLTDELAPEHLRGTYFGAMGLTSLGQTIGPIIGGVLLDTFGQSSLPVFGSLAILTGCGSFFFAAAVRERKAVLALVEETAG, encoded by the coding sequence ATGAAGTTCAGACAGATTCATCCACTGACGTGGGGCGTCTTGTTCGGGACGTTTTTTGCACGACTGGCGACGTTTTTTGTCATGCCATTTTTTGCGATTTATTTGGCCACGCTCGGCTTTTCAGCGAGTGTGATTGGAACGATCTTTGCCGTGACGGCACTTTCGGGCCTGTTCATGAGTTTCTTTGGAGGGACGCTATCTGACCGCTATGGACGAAAACAGCTCATGCTCATCGGGATCGTGCTCAATGCCGTCACGTTCGCAGGGCTTGCGCTCGCGACAGAGCTATTTTGGTTTTACATGCTATCGATTTTGATGGGGATGTCACGCTCTTTCCTAGAACCGGCTTCACGTGCACTCATCAGTGACACGACTCAGGCAGAAGAGCGAGTCATCGTCTATAACGTCCGTTACTTTATGATCAACATCGCCGCAGCCATCGGACCACTGTTAGCAGTCGTGTTGTCACTAACTGGTGTGAAGACCGCCTTTTTTGTCGTGACCGCCGTCTACATCATATACGGCATGATCATCTCATTCTTATTCTATAAATATCCGTTTGAAGAAGGGGATGGAGTAAAGGTACGTCCGCGCCTGACGGAGACATTCCGCGTCTTGCGGGACGATCGGACGTTTCGGGCGGTCATCATCGGCATGATTTTTGCAATCATCGGCTACAGTCAGTTCAATTCGACACTTCCTCAATTCATTGCGCTGAGTGATGGGTTAGAAGACGGCTCAAGATTATTTGCTTACTTATTGACGACGAACGCCATCACGGTCCTCATCGTCCAGTATCCGATTATGCGTTTCGGGATTCGTGTGTCCCCGATCAAATCGCTCTTTTTCGGCATCTCGACACTATCGTTCGGGCTGTTGTTGATTGGATTTGCTACAGTGGAATGGGTCCTCTTTGTCGCAATGGTCATTTTCACGGTCGGTGAAGTGTTGATGTTCACGATGACGGACGTCTTAACGGATGAACTTGCGCCGGAACATTTGCGGGGAACTTATTTTGGAGCGATGGGATTGACGTCGCTCGGACAGACGATTGGGCCGATTATCGGGGGCGTGTTACTCGATACGTTTGGTCAATCTTCGCTTCCGGTATTCGGTAGTTTGGCGATATTGACAGGATGCGGTTCCTTCTTCTTCGCCGCTGCTGTACGAGAACGAAAAGCTGTTCTCGCACTCGTGGAGGAGACTGCCGGCTAA
- the sufB gene encoding Fe-S cluster assembly protein SufB, which yields MAKNMPEIGDYKYGFHDRDVSIFRSGRGLTTEIVETISRMKEEPQWMLDFRLKSLDHFNKMAMPTWGGDLSALDFDEITYYVKPSEKTERSWDEVPEEIKRTFDKLGIPEAEQKYLAGVSAQYESEVVYHSMQEDFEERGVIFKDTDTALKEDEEIFKEYFGKLIPPTDNKFSALNSAVWSGGSFIYVPKGVKLEQPLQAYFRINSENMGQFERTLIIVDEGASVHYVEGCTAPVYTTNSLHSAVVEIFVNKDAYCRYTTIQNWANNVYNLVTKRAVCEAGGSMEWIDGNIGSKLTMKYPAVILKGEGARGMTLSIALAGKGQHQDAGAKMIHLAPNTSSSIVSKSISKQGGKVSYRGIVHFGRKAKGARSNIECDTLIMDNESTSDTIPYNEILNDQVSLEHEAKVSKVSEEQLFYLMSRGISEEEATEMIVMGFIEPFTKELPMEYAVEMNRLIKFEMEGSIG from the coding sequence ATGGCAAAGAATATGCCGGAAATTGGCGATTATAAATACGGCTTCCATGATCGGGACGTTTCGATTTTCCGTTCAGGCCGCGGCTTGACGACAGAAATCGTAGAGACGATCTCGCGCATGAAAGAAGAGCCACAATGGATGCTCGACTTCCGTTTGAAGTCGTTGGATCACTTCAACAAGATGGCGATGCCGACATGGGGCGGAGACCTCTCGGCACTTGATTTCGACGAAATCACTTACTATGTCAAACCATCTGAGAAGACAGAACGCTCATGGGACGAGGTACCGGAAGAAATCAAACGTACGTTTGACAAGCTCGGTATCCCAGAAGCAGAGCAAAAATACTTGGCCGGTGTCTCGGCTCAGTATGAGTCTGAGGTTGTCTACCACAGCATGCAAGAAGACTTCGAAGAAAGAGGCGTCATCTTCAAAGATACAGACACAGCACTCAAAGAAGACGAAGAGATCTTCAAAGAGTACTTCGGGAAGTTGATCCCGCCGACGGACAACAAGTTTTCGGCCCTCAACTCAGCTGTTTGGTCGGGTGGCTCGTTCATCTACGTACCAAAAGGCGTGAAACTCGAGCAACCGCTCCAAGCCTACTTCCGTATCAACTCGGAAAACATGGGTCAGTTCGAGCGTACGCTCATCATCGTCGACGAAGGCGCATCGGTTCATTACGTCGAAGGATGTACGGCACCGGTTTACACAACGAACTCGCTTCACTCAGCGGTCGTCGAGATCTTCGTCAACAAAGATGCATACTGCCGTTACACGACAATCCAAAACTGGGCGAACAACGTCTACAACTTGGTAACGAAGCGTGCTGTCTGTGAAGCGGGTGGATCGATGGAGTGGATCGATGGAAACATCGGATCGAAACTCACGATGAAATACCCGGCTGTCATCTTGAAAGGGGAAGGCGCACGTGGGATGACACTCTCGATCGCCCTCGCTGGTAAAGGACAGCACCAAGACGCAGGCGCGAAAATGATTCACCTCGCACCGAACACGTCGTCGTCAATCGTCTCGAAATCGATTTCGAAACAAGGCGGAAAAGTATCATACCGTGGAATCGTCCACTTCGGCCGTAAGGCGAAGGGCGCGCGCTCGAACATCGAGTGTGACACGCTCATCATGGACAACGAGTCGACGTCAGATACAATTCCGTACAACGAGATCTTGAACGATCAAGTCTCACTCGAGCACGAAGCGAAAGTCTCAAAAGTGTCAGAAGAGCAACTCTTCTACCTCATGAGCCGTGGAATCTCGGAAGAAGAAGCGACAGAAATGATCGTCATGGGCTTCATCGAGCCATTCACAAAAGAATTACCAATGGAATATGCGGTCGAAATGAACCGTCTCATCAAGTTCGAGATGGAAGGATCGATTGGATAA